A genomic segment from Deltaproteobacteria bacterium CG11_big_fil_rev_8_21_14_0_20_49_13 encodes:
- a CDS encoding NADPH-dependent 7-cyano-7-deazaguanine reductase QueF, with product MNTTPNKMIETFPNPEPGRNYVITCECPEFTCLCPKTGQPDFANITIKYIPDKICFELKSLKLYLWSYRNEGAFHEAATNRILSDLVGATAPRWMEVEAKFFVRGGITTIITAEHGKKS from the coding sequence CGAACCCGGAGCCCGGCAGAAACTACGTTATTACATGTGAATGCCCTGAATTTACCTGCCTTTGTCCAAAGACCGGACAGCCCGATTTTGCCAATATCACGATAAAATATATCCCGGACAAGATATGTTTCGAACTTAAATCGCTTAAACTCTACTTATGGTCCTACAGAAACGAAGGGGCCTTTCATGAAGCGGCGACGAACAGGATTCTTTCGGATCTGGTTGGCGCAACCGCACCGCGCTGGATGGAGGTTGAGGCGAAGTTCTTTGTCCGCGGCGGTATCACGACCATTATCACAGCAGAACACGGGAAAAAATCGTGA